Proteins encoded within one genomic window of Rossellomorea vietnamensis:
- a CDS encoding YhzD family protein — protein MKVYKLTVFERDGKKILDESFEASSDNEAKKMGETMLEEKGYAEHTHRCTSPLGKLLLFHV, from the coding sequence ATGAAAGTATATAAACTGACGGTATTCGAGCGTGACGGCAAAAAAATCCTGGACGAATCATTCGAAGCTTCCTCTGACAATGAAGCGAAGAAAATGGGAGAAACCATGCTTGAGGAAAAAGGCTATGCTGAACATACGCATCGCTGTACGTCCCCACTAGGGAAACTCTTGCTGTTTCATGTGTAG
- a CDS encoding enoyl-CoA hydratase, with protein MTVSNQYETIKLHKDGKVARVHLNRPQSLNALDARLMEELLAALKEVKHDPTISLLILTGEGKGFSSGGDIKSMLSLSGEEQFSRIMDTISELVMTLYSMPKVVLTGIHGAAAGLGLSLALASDYILCEEDSKLAMNFIGIALIPDGGSHFLLQERLGTHKAKRLIWNGKVFEGQEALMKGLVDEAIPSGKLEEGIARYTKQVLSAPTKAMLKTKEVYVELNKERLQHALDLEKEGQWLMRQTSDHQEGIRAFVEKRRPEFKGE; from the coding sequence TTGACAGTGTCAAATCAATACGAAACAATAAAATTACATAAAGATGGGAAGGTGGCGAGGGTTCATTTGAACCGGCCGCAGTCCCTGAACGCATTGGATGCCCGGCTGATGGAAGAATTGCTTGCTGCTTTGAAGGAAGTGAAACATGATCCAACGATTTCTTTATTGATCCTGACAGGGGAGGGGAAGGGATTTTCCTCCGGTGGAGATATTAAATCCATGCTGTCATTAAGTGGAGAGGAGCAGTTCTCACGGATCATGGATACGATCAGTGAACTGGTGATGACTTTATATTCCATGCCGAAAGTGGTCCTGACAGGCATTCACGGGGCAGCGGCGGGACTTGGGTTGAGCCTGGCTCTTGCTTCTGATTATATCCTTTGTGAAGAAGACAGTAAGCTCGCCATGAACTTTATCGGCATCGCTTTGATCCCTGATGGAGGAAGTCATTTCCTTCTACAGGAACGCCTCGGCACGCATAAGGCAAAACGTTTGATCTGGAATGGAAAAGTATTTGAAGGACAGGAAGCCCTGATGAAAGGGCTTGTCGATGAAGCCATACCTTCAGGGAAATTGGAGGAAGGCATAGCACGCTATACCAAACAGGTATTAAGCGCGCCGACGAAAGCAATGCTGAAAACGAAAGAAGTATACGTGGAGTTGAACAAAGAAAGATTGCAGCATGCACTTGATCTTGAGAAGGAAGGTCAGTGGCTCATGCGCCAAACCTCCGATCACCAGGAAGGCATCCGCGCATTCGTGGAGAAGAGAAGACCTGAATTCAAGGGTGAATAA
- a CDS encoding long-chain fatty acid--CoA ligase, producing the protein MMQTPLLLTQMIERAEKYFPKKEIVSRTESGINRFTYKQWGERTRRLASSLSKLGVEEGDKVGTLAWNHHRHLEAYFAIPCSGAVLHTINIRLSPQHIVYIINHAKDQVLLIDPDIVPLIEKVKDQIPTVKAFIVMTDGELPETTLEPVYHYESLLEEGDPSFQFRNDIDENAPAGMCYTSATTGNPKGVIYSHRGIVLHAMALGLADTTGVSERDVALPVVPMFHVNAWGLPFAAVWFGSKQVLPGPYFTPGLLAGLMQDEKVTISAGVPTIWLGLLNELEQNEYDLSSLRSVLCGGSAAPKGMIRSFEEKFGIPFMHAYGMTETSPLAVIAASKSYHDDLSAEEKLDLKAKQGILVPGLDMKIVGKDGEVAWDGIEMGELALRGPWIASEYYEDERTEDAFRDGWLYTGDVVTIDEEGYIKIVDRTKDLIKSGGEWISSVDIENALMAHEHIFEAAVVAVPHEEWQERPIACVVLKESGKGSVTKEEIMDFLKPQFAKWWLPDEILFLDEIPKTSVGKFLKRALRDQVQDQMKQI; encoded by the coding sequence ATGATGCAAACACCTCTGCTATTGACACAAATGATTGAACGAGCCGAAAAGTATTTTCCTAAGAAAGAAATCGTATCCCGGACAGAGTCGGGGATCAACCGCTTCACATACAAACAGTGGGGTGAGAGAACGCGGAGGCTGGCAAGTTCCCTATCGAAGCTCGGTGTTGAAGAAGGGGACAAAGTCGGTACACTTGCATGGAATCATCATCGTCATCTGGAAGCGTACTTTGCGATTCCATGCAGCGGAGCCGTATTACATACGATCAATATCCGCTTATCGCCACAACATATCGTCTACATCATCAATCATGCCAAGGATCAAGTATTGCTCATCGACCCGGACATCGTCCCGCTCATTGAAAAGGTGAAGGACCAGATCCCGACGGTTAAAGCCTTCATCGTCATGACCGATGGAGAATTGCCTGAAACGACCCTCGAGCCTGTGTATCATTATGAAAGCTTGTTGGAAGAAGGGGATCCATCGTTCCAATTCCGCAACGACATTGATGAAAATGCCCCTGCTGGAATGTGTTATACGTCGGCCACGACCGGAAATCCCAAAGGAGTCATCTATTCCCATCGGGGCATTGTGCTCCATGCAATGGCACTCGGGCTGGCTGATACGACAGGCGTCAGTGAGAGGGACGTTGCCCTACCGGTGGTGCCGATGTTCCATGTGAACGCCTGGGGACTCCCGTTTGCGGCGGTCTGGTTCGGTAGTAAGCAGGTTCTGCCGGGACCATATTTCACCCCTGGACTGCTGGCCGGGCTCATGCAGGATGAAAAGGTGACCATTTCCGCAGGGGTACCGACGATCTGGCTTGGATTACTCAATGAATTGGAGCAAAACGAGTATGATCTATCAAGTCTTCGATCCGTTCTGTGCGGGGGATCGGCAGCTCCTAAAGGGATGATCCGGTCATTTGAAGAGAAGTTCGGCATCCCGTTCATGCATGCGTATGGCATGACTGAAACGAGCCCGCTCGCTGTGATCGCCGCATCCAAAAGCTATCATGACGACCTTTCTGCCGAAGAGAAGCTCGACTTGAAAGCGAAGCAGGGGATCCTCGTACCTGGATTAGATATGAAGATCGTCGGAAAAGACGGAGAAGTGGCATGGGATGGTATCGAAATGGGCGAGCTTGCCCTAAGGGGTCCCTGGATCGCTTCTGAGTATTATGAAGATGAACGTACCGAGGATGCGTTCAGGGATGGCTGGCTATATACCGGGGATGTCGTCACCATTGATGAAGAGGGCTATATCAAGATCGTTGACCGCACGAAGGATCTGATCAAATCTGGCGGGGAATGGATTTCTTCCGTCGACATTGAAAATGCCCTCATGGCCCATGAGCATATCTTCGAAGCTGCTGTGGTGGCAGTGCCCCATGAGGAGTGGCAGGAACGCCCGATTGCCTGTGTCGTTTTAAAGGAATCGGGAAAAGGAAGTGTGACCAAGGAAGAAATCATGGATTTCCTGAAGCCTCAGTTTGCGAAATGGTGGCTGCCGGATGAGATACTGTTCCTGGATGAAATCCCGAAAACCTCTGTTGGGAAATTTCTGAAGAGGGCTCTGAGGGACCAGGTTCAGGACCAGATGAAACAAATCTAA
- a CDS encoding ABC transporter ATP-binding protein — MSLKLQQVTKRFGDFTAVDELSLEIPPSEMFGFLGANGAGKTTTFRMVLGLLDATEGRITWDGKGIDYSTSPEIGYLPEERGLYPKMKVGDQIVYLARLRGMEKKTILKELDYWLERFNVPQYLNKKVEELSKGNQQKIQFIASVIHKPKLLILDEPFSGLDPVNVELLKDAVREIKKNGTTIVFSSHRMEHVEELCESLCIMHKGRPVVHGGLKEIKRSFGKKNVVIHADFDLTYLKDIQGVTKIKETTEGVLLQVESEAAAQGVFHDVVKKGFLRKFELEEPSLNDIFIEKVGTSYE; from the coding sequence ATGAGTTTGAAATTACAACAGGTCACCAAAAGGTTTGGGGATTTCACGGCGGTAGATGAACTGTCACTAGAAATTCCCCCAAGTGAAATGTTCGGGTTCCTCGGGGCGAATGGAGCCGGAAAGACGACGACCTTCCGAATGGTGTTGGGATTATTGGATGCAACAGAAGGCAGGATCACGTGGGACGGCAAGGGGATTGATTATTCAACCAGTCCGGAAATCGGGTATCTCCCGGAAGAAAGAGGACTTTATCCGAAGATGAAGGTAGGTGATCAAATCGTCTATTTGGCACGCCTGCGGGGGATGGAAAAGAAGACCATCCTGAAAGAACTGGATTATTGGCTGGAGCGATTCAATGTTCCTCAATACCTCAATAAAAAAGTGGAGGAACTCTCCAAAGGGAATCAGCAAAAAATTCAATTCATCGCATCGGTCATTCATAAGCCTAAACTATTGATTCTTGATGAACCATTCAGCGGTCTTGATCCCGTGAATGTGGAGCTGTTAAAGGACGCAGTAAGGGAAATCAAGAAGAACGGAACGACCATCGTGTTTTCAAGTCATCGGATGGAGCATGTGGAGGAGCTCTGTGAAAGCTTGTGCATCATGCATAAAGGGCGTCCCGTGGTACATGGAGGACTGAAGGAAATCAAACGTTCCTTCGGAAAGAAGAATGTCGTGATACATGCAGATTTCGACCTTACCTACCTAAAGGACATTCAGGGAGTGACAAAGATTAAAGAAACGACGGAAGGAGTCCTGCTCCAGGTGGAATCCGAGGCTGCCGCCCAAGGGGTATTTCATGATGTCGTCAAAAAGGGCTTCCTTCGTAAATTCGAGCTGGAGGAACCTTCACTGAACGATATATTTATAGAAAAGGTGGGAACTTCTTATGAATAA
- a CDS encoding ABC transporter permease, which yields MNNFFLILGHSYMSKLKAKSFIISTIIIAAALVLLANFDSVISSFTVDEGSRVAVQDETGKLYEPLLEQLEMMNSEIQLKPASESTKEIEKKIESEEYKGLLVLTESSDGLPQALYKSNSLSESAVTGELQAALQNVKSSLAAGKLDLSGEELSLLSAPVDFEKEALLEGAKSEEELSQARGIVYVLLFFIYFSVIAYANMTAMEVATEKSSRVMEILISSVSPVKQMFAKIIGIGLVGLTQLAVILGVGYFTLIRKKDELVGGFFEGFGFESLSLSVIIYAIIFFLLGYFLYATLAALLGSLVSRIEDVQQMIMPMTFLIMIGFFISMFGLGSPESGFVTVTSYIPFFTPMVMFLRVGMLNLPVYEPIIGILVLVVSIALLGVFGARVYRGGVLLYGKSNSYKDIKKAIDLTSKK from the coding sequence ATGAATAATTTCTTCTTGATCCTCGGTCATTCCTATATGTCAAAATTGAAAGCCAAGTCTTTTATCATATCCACCATCATCATTGCGGCTGCACTTGTCCTGCTGGCCAATTTCGACAGCGTCATTTCGAGTTTCACGGTTGATGAAGGAAGCAGGGTAGCGGTTCAGGATGAAACGGGCAAATTATATGAACCGCTCCTGGAGCAGCTGGAGATGATGAATAGTGAGATTCAATTAAAGCCTGCCTCGGAGTCAACAAAGGAAATCGAGAAAAAAATAGAGTCGGAAGAATATAAAGGTTTACTGGTCTTAACTGAAAGCAGTGATGGGCTGCCACAGGCCCTGTATAAATCAAACTCGTTATCGGAGTCTGCTGTGACCGGAGAATTGCAGGCGGCCCTGCAAAATGTGAAATCCTCCCTTGCTGCGGGTAAGCTGGATCTGTCCGGGGAGGAGCTATCCTTATTAAGTGCCCCCGTAGATTTCGAGAAGGAGGCACTGCTAGAAGGGGCAAAGTCTGAAGAAGAACTGAGTCAGGCAAGGGGCATTGTCTACGTCTTATTATTCTTTATCTATTTCTCGGTGATTGCCTATGCCAATATGACAGCGATGGAGGTCGCCACAGAGAAAAGCTCCAGGGTCATGGAAATCCTCATTTCAAGTGTGTCACCGGTCAAACAAATGTTTGCCAAAATCATTGGGATCGGTCTCGTTGGCTTGACTCAATTAGCCGTTATCCTTGGTGTAGGTTATTTTACCCTGATCCGCAAGAAGGATGAACTGGTAGGGGGATTCTTTGAAGGGTTCGGATTTGAATCCCTATCACTCAGTGTCATCATTTATGCTATCATCTTCTTTCTGCTTGGTTATTTCCTGTATGCAACCCTTGCAGCGCTACTCGGATCACTTGTGAGTAGAATTGAAGATGTTCAGCAGATGATTATGCCGATGACCTTCCTGATCATGATCGGGTTCTTCATATCCATGTTTGGTCTCGGAAGTCCGGAATCGGGATTTGTCACGGTTACATCGTACATCCCCTTTTTCACACCGATGGTCATGTTCCTGCGTGTCGGGATGCTGAACCTGCCGGTGTATGAGCCGATCATCGGGATACTCGTCCTGGTTGTTTCCATCGCTTTGCTGGGAGTATTCGGTGCACGTGTCTATCGTGGAGGAGTGCTATTATACGGGAAGTCCAATTCATATAAAGATATTAAGAAAGCTATCGATTTAACATCAAAGAAATAA